The sequence below is a genomic window from candidate division WOR-3 bacterium.
CGTTATTCTTGTAGTTCCTAAAGAAAAGGTTTCATTTGTTAAAGAGTTAGTTGAGGAATTTAGAGAGAAAGTTAAAGTTGTAGTGGGTGGAGAAAGGAGACAAGATTCGGTTTATAGTGGGTTTAAAGAGAGTTCTGGAGAATTAATTTTAATTCATGATGCAGTTCGTCCTTTTGTTAGTGTTGATATAATTCGGGAAGTGGTAGAGGGGGTAAAAAAGGTAGGAATTTGTGCTCCGGGAATTCCGGTTAAAGACACTTTAAAGCTATACAAGAAGGATGAAATTTTATGGACATTAGAAAGGAGGAACTTGCTTCAAGTTCAGACTCCACAAGGTTTCAGAAGAGAAATTTTAAAGGAGATTGTAGATTTATACTCAAAGTATTCTTTTACAGATGAACTGGCTTTTGCCGAGAGGCTAAATTACAAAATTTGCTGGGTAAAAGGTGATCCTATGAACATAAAAATTACTTACCAAGATGATATGGAACTTGCCAAAGCGATTTTAGAATACAGGAAAAATTATGGGAATAAGTTTTAGTTTTATGAACCAAGGAGATGTAAATGAGAATTGCTGGAGTTCATATTGAAAGAGCAATTTTAGTAATAAGAGAGAAAGAAAGAGGAAAAATATCTTTTTTGAGGTTTCAGTCTCTAAATGAGTTATTTAAGTCAAGAGAAATAAAAAGATGTAATGAGATATATGTAAATGCTGGAGAAAATAATTTTCTCGTAAAAATAAAAAATTTTTCAAATAGAGATCCTGAAGAAGCTAAAAATTTTGTAATAAAAAACTTGAGTGAATTTACAATTGGGAGAGGAAAAGATTATATAACCAAAGTTTTTGCAATTCCTAAAGGAGATGGTTCTATTATCTATGTTGTTGAGGGTAAAGAGGAAGAGATAAGAAAAAGAATTACCACCTTACCAATAGAAAATTACTTAATTTCCGGGATTATTCCAGATAATTTTGCAATTGCCTATCCTTTTATGGAAGAAGAAAAAATAGAGAATATAGTTTTAGTTGTTGAAATTGGAAGAGGAGAGTTTATTTTTACATACCTTGAAGATAGGAAAATTACATTCACGAGAAGTGTTTTTTATGAAGAAAAAGAAAAGATAAGTTCTCTAAAGAAAGAATTAGATATTTTATTAAATAAAGTAGGCTCGGTAAAGAAAATCTACTTTACTGGTGATATTAGTGATAAAGAGATAAAGGAATTGAAGAAAGATTTCTATTCTTATAAAACCAAAATTAAAGGGATTTATACTACAAAAGGTCTCCCCCCTGAAGCGATTCTTGCATATGGGCTCTCACTTGCTCCAATTATGAAGTTTGAAAACGATCTCACGCCAAAGTTTCTTATCGGAATAAAGGAAGAACGGAGAAGAGAGTTAAGAATAAAGAAATTCTTAATAAGTGTAGTTTATTTTTTTAGTATTTTAATATCTATCCCTATATTTTTATTAATTACGGGGAAGATTTGGATTTTTGTTTTTAATCAGCGAATTGATAGATTAAATACTTCATATGAAAGGGCAAGGAAGATGGAAATTAAAGTTATGAAGTTGAAGGAGAAGCTAAGGCTGAATGAAGAAATAAGGAGAGGAGTTTCTTGGGGTAAGTTTCTTTTTGAAATATCTAGGTGTATTCCAGATGATGTTTGTTTGCTTGGGCTTGAGAGTGAACCAAAAATTGAAGAGAGAAAGAAAGGATTTGTTGTGAATCTAATTGGGATAGGAAAAACCCATGAAGCTATTATGGAGTTTTGTTCTAAAATTCAAGATATTGGGATGGTAAGCGAGATAAATATCAAAAAGATAAAAACGGAAAAAGGTGTAATAAATTTTGATTTTGCTATAACCTTATATTCCGAATAAAAACACCACTTTTTAAATGGATTGTGGTTCTTCCTTTTTTAAGTTTTATTTCCCAATCTATAACTTTTATTTTTTTAAGACTCAATAAATCAAGAGGTAGATAGTAAACCGGGGGAGAACTTTCATTAAGAAAATTAGGTGAAAGATAATATATAAATTTAAAAGAGATAACCTTTATTTCTTTTGAAACTATTTTTTCCTTCGATTTAAATAAAAGAGAATCTCTCCAAGAAAAAGAAGAAATTTTACCTTCTTCATTTAAAAAAGTAAGACTATCTTCGTCCGCGAATATAATTTCACATGCATTTATTAAGTTCCTTTGGATTATGTTAGATATTTTTACCCCCTCTTCTGTTAATTCATCTTTCCATCTATTTTCATTTGTTCTTCTATATATCTGAAAGAGGGTAGTGAAAAGAACCGTGCTTAGAATACTGAAAATAAAAAGGGCAAATATTAACTCTATTAAAGTAAAAGCTTTATTTTTAACGAGACGTTGAGTAAAAATACTTGGAGTATTCCTGGATTTCTTTATTTTCATCCTAAACCCTAATTTATATCATCCTATAGTTCCTTCAGGAATTGAATTGCCAAAATTCTTTTCTTGTTTACATAAACTTTAACACTACATAAAGGTGGAAGTTCTTTATTCATTTTTAGAATCGTCTCATAAATTATTTTATCTAACGTATCTACGCTAACAGTGTCCTTCTGAGAATCTATTCCTCCAAGAGTATGCTCAGCTTTTTTTCTTGCAAGAAGTAAAGCAACTTCTTTCTTTCTTATATTCTCTGAAAAGGAGAGACTTTTTATAAGGAATTGATAAAGAGAAAGAAAAGCAATCGCGATAATTGTTATTGAAATAATAATTTCTATAAGAGTGAACCCTTTTTTCACATTAATTTCCAGCTTTTTCTTTTTATCTTCTGTGTGTTTAAATAGTAGGATAGACAAATTGATTCCGGAATTTCTCCTATGATTTCTCCCTCGAGCACATTTCCATAATGTCCATTTGAGCTTCTTCCATAAAGAGAATGGGCACATAAAAGGCCTTCCAGTTTACCTTGAATATTAATTTTACCTGTTGAATATAATAATCCTTTACATTTAGCATATTTTTCTACTAAGATTATATTTTGATAACCGCCTGCAATAGTTTTCTCTGCTATAGATATTGCACTCCCACAAAAGGAGGCTGATTCGGTGAATTTTATTTGATTTGTCTCTCCATAAGCAATCAAAACCGACGAGTTTTCCACCTGAGAGAATTCCGCAACTCTAATTTCGTTTTCTGAGATAATCTCTCCTGAAAAATAACTGTATCCACTTAAAATAACTGAATTTGCAGAAAAAATAGAGACATTATACAACTTTGAATCATTTTGTATTCTCACCTCTCCATAAGCAATAAGAGTAAGATTCTTAAGAATTCCATTTTCTATTATTATGTCTGAAGAGCTTATAATTGTTTTTTTGTAGTCAAAAGTATCACTCTGAAAGAATACAACATCATTAACGAAAATAATTTCTTTCTCTGGAACTTTCTTTTTGTCGTTAAAAATCTGAGGGGAGAATAGCTCAGTATCTGCCTTAAAGGGAGATTGAATGTATGCGGTAAATAAACTAATTTTCTCTTTTATTGCAGTTATATTTAAAGAAGGTAGCTTCTCTCCAACCATAATGTTACCATTTATATATCCATATATTTCTGGTTTTTGAGTTGTTTCTAAGATTATCCTAACATCAGCAATACTTGAGTCTAATTTTGACCCATATTCTGAGAGAACAGTGACTTTTTCCTTTTTAAATTTTCCCGTGGATTCTATTTCCATAAAACCCTTTTCTATTTTTGCTTTAATTGTTAATTCTCCTCCAAAGAGTGTGTCTGTTTCTTTGTGTTCCGAAGAAGGTAAAATCTTTGAGATTTTTGCCGATCCCGAAGAGGCAATATAAAAAGCTTGCTCCCAATCAACATATTTATTCAATCTCCAAAATTGGTGATTGGTTATTAGTAAGAAAGAGCCTAATAATGAAGAAATTACGAAAATAATATTTAAAGTAAGAACAAGAGAAAAACCTCTATTTAAAATTAATTGTCTTTTTGCCATATTCATCAACTATAATTTTATCTGGATAGATTTTTAGAATCTTTATATTGTTTATTTTATCTCCTTCTTTTACGAAAATTGTCTTTTCTCCATTTATACTAATTGCAGCAGAAGGTTTTTTAGGATCCCATAAGATTGCTTTAATAGTAATAGAAGAAGTTTTCTTAAATTTTGAGATTTCTCCTGAAAAATTTGTTTTATATCTAAAAGGATCTCTTTCTATTTTTGGGATTTCTACATTTTTTTTCTTTTTAAAATTTATTTCAATTTTAGGGAAAGAGGAACTTGGTTCTTTTGGTAAGGTAACATAAAATGCAATTATAAAAATTAAGAATAATAAATATCCTACTATTTTATTTGTCGACATTATCTAAAAGAAAAAGTCTTAAACGAAGTTGAAGAGTTATTCCTTCTTGACCTCTTGATAGTTTTATTTTCTCTATCCGAGTTTCTTCTAATTTCAGTTGATATAAGAATGAACAAATTTCAGAATATTTTCCTAAGAGTTCCAAATCCACAGTAACATAAGAAAAGGGATTTGTTTTTATAACTGGAGAGTGAAGGATTGATATTATGGTGAGTCCTGAAGATTTAGCTAATGATAATAAGTGGGTTATGCCTTCTGATGGTGTTTTAAATTCTATATATTCTTTAAGTCTTTTTGATAAATACTTTTCTAAAGAAAAATAGTAACTATAAAGCGCCTCTCCGTGGGAGTACGAAAGAAACTTTTTTTCTGTGGCAAGGAGTATTTTATTATTTTCTTTTACTTTTTTCACTAAATTGCTGAATAGAAAAAAATAAATTATAAGGATTACTATCCCTGCGGAAATGACTCTACGATATTTACTCATTTTCTGAGTCTTCTACCTCTTCAGGTTCAGATGGAAGGGGTGGTTTTTCAGTTTTAGTGACTCTTTTTAAAATAGAAACCAAATTCCTTCCTGTGTTTTGAGAGAGAAAAGAAACCACATCCTCCCATTTGCCTTTATATTTCGCTTCCGTTATTCCAACTATTGAAGAGCTCTCTTTTGCTTTTACTTTCGCAATAACTTCGTATATTTTATAATCAGGGTTCTTAAGACCAGAAAGAGAAGAAGTTATGTGAAATTTAACAAAATATTTGGCCTTTAAGGAATCTTCCACAGGGATAAATTTGCCTTTTGAATTCTTTAACACATAAAGTTGTGTTTTATCCCCTAAGATACCATATCTCCCAGAAATTTTTTCGAAATATATAGGTATTGTATCTGTCTTTTGGGAAGTTGCAAAATTAGATATGCAATTTATTACAAGTAAAATTACTAAAAAAAATAATTTTCTCATTCTGTCTTATTCCAAGGAATAACTTCAGGTGTTAAGTATACAATTAACTCGGATTCATCTGTGTTAACGGATTGACTAGAAAAGAGAAAATCGCCAATAAGGGGAATATCTCCGAGGATTGGAATTTTATTTTTGGTGACAGTTTCCGTTTTATGAATTAGACCTCCTATTATTGCTGTTTCACCTTCTTGGAGTTTCAAGGTGGTTTTAACGGAACGTTTTGAGAGCTCTGGTAATCCTTCTGCACTAATTCCGGATATTGCTGAGACCTCTATTTCTACATCGGCAGTTACATCATTGTTTTTCCCCACCCAAGGAGTTATAAGTAGTTTAACACCCGCGTCTACTGAATGGACTTCAATTATTGGATTTTCTGGGGTGCCCACTCTTGTCCGATAAAATCCTTGCCATCCCACATTGATACTTGCTTTTTGTCCACTTATTGTTACAATACTTGGTTCTGCATGCACCTTTGCTATCCCTTTTTGTTCAAGAGCATTTATCATTATCCTGAAATCTGCGGGAATTTTTATAGAGGTTCCAATATTGAGAGAGGAGGAAATATAATCCAATATTTCATCTATATCTTTTTTTGTAAATGTCAATTTGACCTCACCAGGAGCTAATTTTAAAGAGTCAACGAGTTTTTCGCCTGCTTTTATTCCCAATTCTGATAATTTTTTTCTTGAAACTGAAAGAATAATAGCTCTCATTCTGACCCTTTTTGTAGGAATGTCAACTTCTTTTAAGAATTCTTCCACTTCTTGAAGCTGAGAAGGAGCCATTGAACAAAGTAGAGAGTTATGTTCTTCAACAACTTTTATATTAGAAGAGGGGATAGAAGGTGGCAATAGCTTGTATGCGTCTTCCGCTTTAAGGTATTTAAGCGGAACAAGAGTAACAGAAGATATTATTCCTTCCCCTGGAATTTTTCCTTCTATTTTTCCTATTATATAAACATTTCCAGTCTTCTTATACCCATAACCTGTCCCTTTTAAAACAAGATTGAGGGTTTTACCAATAGGTTGGTCTTTTATATTTGCTGAAACCATTCCTGTAATTTCTCCATAAGTTACAATATTTATCCCAGTTTGCTGAGATAGCTCATCTATAAAATTTTGTAAATCCAGGTCTTTAACATCTATAGTAATTAAAGTGTCTTGGCTTATTCTTATTCCACCGGTTGTCCTTCTCCTTATAGTTTTTCCTCGTTCTCTCTCTCTTCCTTCTGCTCTTATGACTTCTATAATTTCATCTCTTTCTATAATTTCAAAGCCTTTTGAAGTGAGAAAGGCTTCTAATCCTTTTTTTATAGGGACTTCCTTAAGATAACCTGAAATTCTCATTTCTCTCACATTCTCTCCAGCTACTATTGTTAATCCACTTTTTTTTGAGATTTCTTTTAATAGACGCTCAATTTCTACATCTTCACAGTCAAGGGAGAGGAGACCATTTTCTACAATCACATCCATTTTTGGCGCTTTGCCTCTGATTAAATAATAAACATTTTCTTCTTTGGTAACAGAGCATCCAAGAGTTTGGGCTAACGTAGATAGAAGTTGATCCACTGTTACATCTGAGAGATAAAGCGTTACAGTCCCTTGGACATCCGCTTGTAGAACAACGTTCAATCCATATTGTTGGTTCAATAATTGAATAGCCTCTTGAGCCGGGAGATTCTCAAACGAAACAGAAATTTTTCTTTCATCCTCTGCCTTCAAGATTAGGAAAGCGAATATTAGAAAAGTAAATAATCGTTTCATAACAAAAATATGATAGTATTTTTTTGTGAATTTGTCAAGTCTACTAATTTCTTATAAGATGCACATTTATTTATATATATTTAAGGAATAAGACTTATTTTTTCAATAGTTCTTTATGGGAAATTGAAGTTTCTATTTTTAGTTTTTAGTTTTAAAACCCAGGTTTCCTTATCCTTAATAAAAAGTATTTTTAGAAATTTTTCATCTTGACAAATTTTTATTTTTGTATAATTTTTTAAAAACAAAGATCTTAATCATTGGGCGGGTATGGAAAAGTAGAGAGAAGGAGAATATATATTAATTTTTAAAATTTTATTTATAGGAGGTATTTTATGGGTTTATTAATAATCATCTTTCTTATGAATGCCGATTCTATTGACTCCTTAAAGATTACAACAAGTGCTCAGTCTTCTTCAGGGGGAACCGTTTTAGAATACTCATATGGGTTAGATACTTATCAAGTAGGTTTTAACAAGAATAGTATCTCTGCCAATATTCCGGAAGAGAGTATAGATGTTTCAAGTGGACTATTATCCATTAAAATAAAACTTACCAGTTTACCTATTAGAGGTAACAAAAGTTATGATGTTTATCTTGTTTATCATGGTTCTCCTTTATCTTTGGCTGGGATAGGAGGTTTTAGTGGAACTTGGACTTATGGTTGGAACAATAGTGAATTTATAGGGAATGATGAGTTTATAGTTACAGAGGATTTAGGAACTTGTGGTTTAGGTTGGAATATAATGCCTGGGGAGTTTTCTGTTCCCTATAGATGGTGGGAGAAGAGAGGAGTTGTAGGTGAGATTCGTATTAATGATAGAACTTACAGTTTTTATATGGGAGATTGTGGTGGGGTATTGGCGGAGGATTGTGAAGCGATATTACCGAGTGATCCTTGTGCTGAGAGAAATTGGGCTATCTTTTAAACACCTGAGTGGAGATATATTTTTGGAGAGGGTGTGAATTATCCTCATTACGATTTCAATACTGATGAACCTTTAAGGCAGAATTGTATGCTTACTGAGATGGTAGATAAGAATGGTAATTCTGTGCGATTTACATGGCGTGAGTATATTAGGGAAAAGCTTCGTGAGTCGCGTCCTTATGCATTTAGAATTCCAGAGTCCATTATTACTCCAACCACGTGGTGTAGGTTTGAGCGTAAAGAGATAGATAATCCTAATTCTGGTGCATGGGATTTTTTCTTGGTGGACAAGTTGTTTAGATGGGTAGTGAGTGAAAATGTTAGTGTTTATGAAGTTAGGTTTTATTATACACAGAGAAATATACCTCAAGCTATAGAATATTGGTATGGACATGAATTAGTTCTTTTAGATTCAGTAGTTTTTTATAGCAACGATTTTTATAGTGGAGTATATAAGATAAATCCTTCGTATAAGTTTTTCTATGATAATAATACAGGGGAGCTTGTTAGGTTTATCACTCCTGATGGTGCTGAATACAGGTATGAATATGAGACAGTAGAGAGTTCGACTCTGAGTTTAACTAAGTATCGTAGAATTAAAAAGAAGGAGGTAGTGCTTCCTGGAAGTTCGGAGATTTTAAGGTATGAGTATCATTATGCAGGTGGTACAGATCTTAAAAAAAGCTCAGTTGGAGAGAGGGAAGACTGGGGAGGAGAGTGGTCGAGAGGGTGTTCAGATGGTTTTTCTTTTTATCCTATTTATAGGAAATGTTCTGTAGTTTTACCTGAAGGTGATAGTATAGTTTACTGGAATGTGAATGATAAGTATTTAAGGGAAAATTTTAAATATTATAGTTTTGGTAAAGAAAGTAGTATTTTTAAGGAAGTTGAGCCGAAGAGGCTGCAGTTGATGTATGGGAGGCCTTATAAGATAATGAGATTTGACAAAAGCGGAAGGCCTTTGGAATTAGAGTGGTTATATTGGGTTATAGGTAACAAAGGTAAGAATAGACTTTCTCCGAAGGAAGATGAGACCACTCTTCCTTCGGGTGTTTTGCGTCCTGTTTTAAAATATAGAGCGATTCAGAAGAATCCATCTGACACGGTAATAGGGGTTGGGGATATTTTTGAGCTATATGAATATGATTACGACAATTTTGGTAATGAGAAGAAATGTATGTTTCATGGATATGTTGAGTATTATGGGATGGAGTGGGATACGATTATTTATCCTGAAACCCCTGATAGGTGGTGGGAGGGATGGTGTAATAAGAGGTTTATTTATGACGACGTTGATTCCTACGATAACTGGAGGGTAGAGAAGGATTTTCAATATGAGAAGGATTATCGATATTTTAAGGATTGGAAAGGAGATACTATTTATAGTAGGTTATTAGTTCATCTTCCGGCTTCAATAAGGAAATATAGTAATAATGGGAATTTAATTAATCACACAGAGTTTGAGTATGATGAGAATGAATTAAAGGATATTAGCTGTTTTAATGGTTATCCAGAAATAGTGACTTTTCATAATTCTGAATATTTTAATACAGGTTATAAGTATCGTGGAAACCTTACCAAAAAGACCGAGTGGATAAATGAGAATGAGACTCGTTCAAAGGAATACTGGTATGACATTTGTGGTAATCTTGTTGAAATGGAAGATTATATGAATAACACCTATCAATTTGTCTATGATGATGATGCGGTATTCCCGTATCACAAGGTCTATCCAGATGGATCAATTGAGACTTTAAAATTTGATAAAGAGGGTAATCTTAGGAGCTTTACCGATAAAAATGGAGTAATTAGTGAATTTTATTATGATGTTTATGGAAGATTGGTAAATTATAGAAAAGGAACTTCTGGGGAATATAAACTTCTTGGGGAATATGAATATAATGATTTTGAGCATTGGGCAAAAGAACGTTCTTCCTTCTCGAGCGCAGATGTTACCTATTATTATTATGATGGACTGGGAAGACTTAAGAAGACTAAACAACCTTCGCTTTCTGGGAAAGAGATAATTCAGGAGTATTTTTATGACAAGAATGGGAATTTGAATAAAGAAACAATTCCGAGATTTAGCACTGCTCTTCAAGCGGATACAGTTAAAAAGAAATTTGATATTCTTAAGAGAGTGAGGGAGATAGAATATCCAAAGAGTTCGTACGAATCTGGAAGGGAGGTTGTGGAATATGAGTATAAAAGGGATACAACGGATGTTTATGATGAGATGGGTTACCGCACCAGATTGGTTAATGATGCATCTGGTAATTTAATAAGTGTTTTGGATGCTCTTGGAAATTGGACTTATTATAGTTATGATGTCAATGGAAACCTTACAAAAATAAAAGATGCTGAAGGCAAACAAACAACCTTTAAATATGACTGGCTTGGGCGGTTATTAGAGAGTAATGGTCCTGATAGGGGGAAGGATTTATTTGAGTATTATCCTGACGGTAAGATAAAGCTTCACGTTCAGAATGGAGGGGAGAATATCTTTTATGAATATGATGAATTAGGTAGGATCAAAAGAAAAGGGAAACCATGCTTATATACTCCCCCTATAGTTAATGTAACAGACACTCTTTTATATGATTCTGAGATCAAGGAGATTATTCCGGAATATGAGAGTTCAGCGGAGTGGGAGTTAAATTTAGATATATCTAGCTGGGAAGATGTTCAAATAAGTTTTATGGCGAGATGTGGAGTTGTATATGGTGATGGTTCTCAGTATGTAATAGGGAAGTGTTCCTTAGAAGTGTATTTTTCAAATCCTATTGATACTTTTATTAAGACAATTGAAATATATGAAGGTTCTTTATCTGCAAACTCTTGGGGTTATGAGCTTAACAAGTATAATTATCGGTTTAAGCCTAAGAATTACGGGAATATCATTACGCGAATAAAAATTACTCATACAGGCAAAGCTTTAGGTGCTTTTCCGTGCGGTTATCCCTGTGGGAATTGGGAGGATGAAATTAAAGATGTTTTAATAATAGGGAGTGGGTATAAATCACCTCCTTACTCTGTTCTTAAAGATACTCTTGAGGAATATTTCTATGATAACTATACAATAAAAGGTGTAACCTATACTCCTCCTTCAAATTTAAATTATCCTAAGGGAAGGTTGACAGGTTTCCAGAATGCTAATTTAAGGGAGGTTTATTTTTATGATATGTTTGGGAATCTTGCTCAAAAGAAGGTTATTCCGTTTACTCCTTATGGGAAGGAGTTGGATTTCAAATATTCCTACGACTTAAAAGGGAGGGTAACGGAGTTAAGATATCCTGATAATTACCCAGTGGAGTATGGTTATGATCAATTTGGGAATATTTCCTATCTTAAGATAGGTGGAAAGACTCAGGTATCTCTTTCCTCCACAGCGGCAGGGCTTTTGAGTCGTATTAATTTTCCTAGTGGGGTTAAGGATACATTTGCATATAAGCCGAGGAATTGGATGAATTGGATGGAGATTAAAGGTGTTTCTGATCCTTATCAGAGGGAATTTTTGTATAACAAGCGTGGGGAGCTTATAAGTATATATAAAGGTAATACGAGGACAAGCACGTTTAAATATGATGCTCTTGGGAGACTTACTAGGGAGTGGGTTACTGGGGAGCCTGGGACTTATGAGCATACATATCTTTATGATAAAGTAGGGAATAGGCTTGAGGTTGATTATGGGAGCAAGAAGTATACCTATTATTCAGGGACAAATAAGTTAAAGAGTGATGGGGAGAGGACTTATTCTTATGATGCGAACGGAAGAGTTGTTGGGATTAGTAGTGTAGTGGATAATATTAGTTATGATGTAGATGGTAATATGACTGTGCTTGTTACTCCTGATGAGACTTATAAGTATTATTACAAAGGTAATCAAAGAATAAGGCAAGAGGTAGAGCAGTATGGTTCTGGATCTTTTACAAGTAATTATTTTTACGACAACTTTGGGAATTTAATTTTTGAGGAAGACGATTCTCCCAACATTCTCAAGAATCCTGGATTTGAGAGTGGTAATACAGATGGTTGGGGTAAGTGGCCAGTGGATGTTTACTGGAATGTGACTTCGAGTGAGTCTCAGGAGGGTAAGTACTCTCTTTATTCTCCGAATTTTTCTTCAACGATGCAGAATGTTGAGTGTTGGATGCAGAATTTTTCTCTTTCAGAGGTGAAGAAGCCTTTCACTGCTTCTTGTTGGGTAAAGGCGGAGAATTTAACTGGTGGAGTGAAGAT
It includes:
- a CDS encoding secretin and TonB N-terminal domain-containing protein → MKRLFTFLIFAFLILKAEDERKISVSFENLPAQEAIQLLNQQYGLNVVLQADVQGTVTLYLSDVTVDQLLSTLAQTLGCSVTKEENVYYLIRGKAPKMDVIVENGLLSLDCEDVEIERLLKEISKKSGLTIVAGENVREMRISGYLKEVPIKKGLEAFLTSKGFEIIERDEIIEVIRAEGRERERGKTIRRRTTGGIRISQDTLITIDVKDLDLQNFIDELSQQTGINIVTYGEITGMVSANIKDQPIGKTLNLVLKGTGYGYKKTGNVYIIGKIEGKIPGEGIISSVTLVPLKYLKAEDAYKLLPPSIPSSNIKVVEEHNSLLCSMAPSQLQEVEEFLKEVDIPTKRVRMRAIILSVSRKKLSELGIKAGEKLVDSLKLAPGEVKLTFTKKDIDEILDYISSSLNIGTSIKIPADFRIMINALEQKGIAKVHAEPSIVTISGQKASINVGWQGFYRTRVGTPENPIIEVHSVDAGVKLLITPWVGKNNDVTADVEIEVSAISGISAEGLPELSKRSVKTTLKLQEGETAIIGGLIHKTETVTKNKIPILGDIPLIGDFLFSSQSVNTDESELIVYLTPEVIPWNKTE
- the ispD gene encoding 2-C-methyl-D-erythritol 4-phosphate cytidylyltransferase; translation: MIEAIIVAGGRGERMGGVYKQFSLLGNKPVFLYSLERFIEYGVNSVILVVPKEKVSFVKELVEEFREKVKVVVGGERRQDSVYSGFKESSGELILIHDAVRPFVSVDIIREVVEGVKKVGICAPGIPVKDTLKLYKKDEILWTLERRNLLQVQTPQGFRREILKEIVDLYSKYSFTDELAFAERLNYKICWVKGDPMNIKITYQDDMELAKAILEYRKNYGNKF
- a CDS encoding RHS repeat-associated core domain-containing protein, yielding MNYPHYDFNTDEPLRQNCMLTEMVDKNGNSVRFTWREYIREKLRESRPYAFRIPESIITPTTWCRFERKEIDNPNSGAWDFFLVDKLFRWVVSENVSVYEVRFYYTQRNIPQAIEYWYGHELVLLDSVVFYSNDFYSGVYKINPSYKFFYDNNTGELVRFITPDGAEYRYEYETVESSTLSLTKYRRIKKKEVVLPGSSEILRYEYHYAGGTDLKKSSVGEREDWGGEWSRGCSDGFSFYPIYRKCSVVLPEGDSIVYWNVNDKYLRENFKYYSFGKESSIFKEVEPKRLQLMYGRPYKIMRFDKSGRPLELEWLYWVIGNKGKNRLSPKEDETTLPSGVLRPVLKYRAIQKNPSDTVIGVGDIFELYEYDYDNFGNEKKCMFHGYVEYYGMEWDTIIYPETPDRWWEGWCNKRFIYDDVDSYDNWRVEKDFQYEKDYRYFKDWKGDTIYSRLLVHLPASIRKYSNNGNLINHTEFEYDENELKDISCFNGYPEIVTFHNSEYFNTGYKYRGNLTKKTEWINENETRSKEYWYDICGNLVEMEDYMNNTYQFVYDDDAVFPYHKVYPDGSIETLKFDKEGNLRSFTDKNGVISEFYYDVYGRLVNYRKGTSGEYKLLGEYEYNDFEHWAKERSSFSSADVTYYYYDGLGRLKKTKQPSLSGKEIIQEYFYDKNGNLNKETIPRFSTALQADTVKKKFDILKRVREIEYPKSSYESGREVVEYEYKRDTTDVYDEMGYRTRLVNDASGNLISVLDALGNWTYYSYDVNGNLTKIKDAEGKQTTFKYDWLGRLLESNGPDRGKDLFEYYPDGKIKLHVQNGGENIFYEYDELGRIKRKGKPCLYTPPIVNVTDTLLYDSEIKEIIPEYESSAEWELNLDISSWEDVQISFMARCGVVYGDGSQYVIGKCSLEVYFSNPIDTFIKTIEIYEGSLSANSWGYELNKYNYRFKPKNYGNIITRIKITHTGKALGAFPCGYPCGNWEDEIKDVLIIGSGYKSPPYSVLKDTLEEYFYDNYTIKGVTYTPPSNLNYPKGRLTGFQNANLREVYFYDMFGNLAQKKVIPFTPYGKELDFKYSYDLKGRVTELRYPDNYPVEYGYDQFGNISYLKIGGKTQVSLSSTAAGLLSRINFPSGVKDTFAYKPRNWMNWMEIKGVSDPYQREFLYNKRGELISIYKGNTRTSTFKYDALGRLTREWVTGEPGTYEHTYLYDKVGNRLEVDYGSKKYTYYSGTNKLKSDGERTYSYDANGRVVGISSVVDNISYDVDGNMTVLVTPDETYKYYYKGNQRIRQEVEQYGSGSFTSNYFYDNFGNLIFEEDDSPNILKNPGFESGNTDGWGKWPVDVYWNVTSSESQEGKYSLYSPNFSSTMQNVECWMQNFSLSEVKKPFTASCWVKAENLTGGVKIMVEFWDVNWSTQLSVKSSSVVTGTKDWTKLSVTVNKSDVPQNAMNFKVTVLRFEGGGRLWVDNVRCESGSTRTPPTRYIYAGNRLLAKEVDGSLYFYHLDRLGSPIMITDKTGSILKRKQYEAFGNLKWQSGSLSDNREFTSKEKDPTGLHYFGARYYSGNIGRFLSPDPHTLMPGGLELSNPQSINPYVYCVNDPFRYKDPNGEFILAVEYDQSAQYGSTQYVWRSFPRSFSNAISYAAMNRPELAAMSLAPNGVYYSKTRADVPGTNAAARSWRLYDYKLDTKPAGKSFAPHKALLINSGGKVPTEEININPRSKYYGEKAADRLWIHAGSRKKDIGGTGSEGCITVPTVLGNKEYRTQDPETWIYYNDWISNFENYPEGKLLIIRFPTWMENLWK
- a CDS encoding type II secretion system protein, with protein sequence MKIKKSRNTPSIFTQRLVKNKAFTLIELIFALFIFSILSTVLFTTLFQIYRRTNENRWKDELTEEGVKISNIIQRNLINACEIIFADEDSLTFLNEEGKISSFSWRDSLLFKSKEKIVSKEIKVISFKFIYYLSPNFLNESSPPVYYLPLDLLSLKKIKVIDWEIKLKKGRTTIHLKSGVFIRNIRL
- a CDS encoding prepilin-type N-terminal cleavage/methylation domain-containing protein encodes the protein MKKGFTLIEIIISITIIAIAFLSLYQFLIKSLSFSENIRKKEVALLLARKKAEHTLGGIDSQKDTVSVDTLDKIIYETILKMNKELPPLCSVKVYVNKKRILAIQFLKEL